DNA from Asanoa sp. WMMD1127:
GTGGTCTCCGGCACGAGCGTGCCGCCCATCGCCTCCGCGAGGCCGCGGGACAGCGCCAGCCCGAGGCCGACGCCGTTGTGGTTGTCGCGATCGCCCATCCGCTGGAAGGGGACGAACACCTTGTCGCGGTCCGGCTCCGGGATGCCCGGGCCGTGGTCGACCACCCGCAGCTCGACCCGGTCGTCCTGGTAGCGGGCCGTGACCTGGGGCGGCCGGCCGGGCGGGCTGAACCGCAGCGCGTTGGCGATCAGGTTGACCAGGATCCGCTCGAGCAGGCCCGGGTCCGCGGCGACGGCCGGCAGGTCGGCGGTGAGGTCGGACCGCACCACCAGGCCGTTCGGGCCGAGCTCGTCCAGCGCCCGGGGCACCGCGTCCTCCAGGCCGATCTCCGCGAGGGTCACGCCGAGCGCGCCCGCCTGGAGCCGGCTCAGGTCGAGCAGGTTGTCGACGAGGCGGCCGAGCCGCACGAGCGACTCGTTGGCGGCGGCGAGCAGTTCGTCGCGGTCCTCGTCGGAGAACGCCACCTCCTCGCCGAGCAGGCTGTCGACGGCGGCCTTGGCGGAGGCCAGGGGTGTACGCAGGTCGTGGCTGACCGCCGCCAGCAGGGCGGTCCGCATCCGGTCGGCCTCGGCCAGCGGGCGTGCCTGGGCCGCCTGCTCGGCGAGCCGCTCGTGCCGCAGGGCGACGGCGGCCTGCGCCGCGAACGCCTCGATCAGCCGGCGGTCGGCGGCCGCCGGGGTCCGCCCGCGCAGCGCGAGCACGAGGCTGTCGTCGACGGCGACCTCGGTCTGCGCTTCGCCGGGCGCGCAGCACGGCGGTCCGCCGACGCTGGCGGCGACGTCCCAGGACTGCGGGCTGCGTTGCCGGTCCGGGCGCTCGCCGGCGCCGGTGCGGCGCTCCAGCAGCGTCACCGTCTCGAGCCCGAACGTCTCCCGCAACCGCTCCAGCAGTGCGGTGAGCGGCCCGGTGCCGCGCAGCACGCTGCCGGCCACCGTGGAAAGGGTCTGCGCCTCGGCGCTGGCCTGCGCGGCCTCGCGGGTGCGGCGGGCCGCCACGTCGACGATCCACGACACGGCGGCCGCGATGGCCACGAAGACGGCCAGCGCCAGGATGTTCTCGCGCTCGGCGATCGTCCACTGGTTGGTCGGCGGGGTGAAGAAGTAGTTGAGCAGGAGGGACGCCCCCACCGCGGCGAGCAGCGCGGGCCAGATGCCGCCGACGAGGGCGATGCCGACGACCGCGGCCAGGAACAGCAGCATCTCGCTCGGCAGCGAGAGGTCGGGACGCAGCGGGAGCAGCGCGCCGGCGAGCGCGGGCAGGCCGGCGAGCACGAGCGCGAAGCCGATCAGGCGGCGCCGGGGCGAGAGCGCGGGTGCCGGCACCGCGAGGCGGCCGCGGCCGACCTCGGGGTGCGGCACCAGGTGCACGTCGATCGCGTCCGAGCGGGCCGACGTGGTGACGCCGACGCCCGCGGTGACCAGCTGGGCGAACCGCCCGCGCCGGCTGACGCCTAGGACGAGCTGGGTGGCGTTGACGCCGCGGGCGAAATCGAGCAGGGCGCGCGGGATGTCGCCGCCGACCACCTGGTGGAAGCTGCCGCCCAGGCTCTCCACGAGGAGGCGCTGCTTGGCCAGCAGGGCGGGGTCGGCGCCGGTCAGCCCGTCGGAGTTGGCGACGTGCACCGCCATCAGGTCCGTGCCCTTGCCGCGGGCCGCGATCCGGGCGGCGCGCCGGATCAGCGTGTCGCCCTCGGGACCGCCGGTCACGGCGACGACGACGCGTTCCCTGGTCTCCCAGGTCTTGCCGATCCCGTGCGCGTCCCGGTAACGCTCGAGCTGCTGGTCGACCTTGTCGGCGAGCCAGAGCAGGGCCAGCTCGCGCAGCGCGGTCAGGTTGCCGACCCGGAAGTAGTTGCCGAGCGCGGCGTCGATCTTGTCCTTGTGGTAGATGTTCCCGTGCGCCATCCGCCGGCGCAGCGCCTCCGGTGTCATGTCGACCAGCTCGACCTGGTCGGCGGCGCGCACGACGCTGTCGGGCACGGTCTCCCGTTGGACGATCCCGGTGATCTGCTCGACCACGTCGTTGAGCGACTCGAGGTGCTGGACGTTCACCGTGGACAGCACGGTGATGCCCGCGTCGAGCAGCTCCTGGACGTCCTGCCAGCGCTTCTCGTTGCGCGATCCGGGCACGTTGGTGTGCGCGAGCTCGTCGACGAGCGCGACCTCCGGCCGCCGGGCCAGGACGGCGTCGACGTCGAGCTCGGTGAAGGAGGCGCCGCGGTACTCCGCCGTGCGGCGCGGCACCACCTCCAGGTCACCGATCATCCGGGCGGTGAAGGCCCGGCCGTGCGTCTCGACGAGGCCGACGACCACGTCGGTGCCACGCTCGATCCGGCGTCGCGCCTCGTCGAGCATGGCCACCGTCTTGCCGACTCCCGGGGCGGCCCCGAGATAGATGCGCAGTTCTCCGCGTGCCATGTCCCGGAACCGCCCCGCCTCCGTCAGCGACCCGAAAGCTCGCGGTCGAGTG
Protein-coding regions in this window:
- a CDS encoding DUF4118 domain-containing protein, which produces MARGELRIYLGAAPGVGKTVAMLDEARRRIERGTDVVVGLVETHGRAFTARMIGDLEVVPRRTAEYRGASFTELDVDAVLARRPEVALVDELAHTNVPGSRNEKRWQDVQELLDAGITVLSTVNVQHLESLNDVVEQITGIVQRETVPDSVVRAADQVELVDMTPEALRRRMAHGNIYHKDKIDAALGNYFRVGNLTALRELALLWLADKVDQQLERYRDAHGIGKTWETRERVVVAVTGGPEGDTLIRRAARIAARGKGTDLMAVHVANSDGLTGADPALLAKQRLLVESLGGSFHQVVGGDIPRALLDFARGVNATQLVLGVSRRGRFAQLVTAGVGVTTSARSDAIDVHLVPHPEVGRGRLAVPAPALSPRRRLIGFALVLAGLPALAGALLPLRPDLSLPSEMLLFLAAVVGIALVGGIWPALLAAVGASLLLNYFFTPPTNQWTIAERENILALAVFVAIAAAVSWIVDVAARRTREAAQASAEAQTLSTVAGSVLRGTGPLTALLERLRETFGLETVTLLERRTGAGERPDRQRSPQSWDVAASVGGPPCCAPGEAQTEVAVDDSLVLALRGRTPAAADRRLIEAFAAQAAVALRHERLAEQAAQARPLAEADRMRTALLAAVSHDLRTPLASAKAAVDSLLGEEVAFSDEDRDELLAAANESLVRLGRLVDNLLDLSRLQAGALGVTLAEIGLEDAVPRALDELGPNGLVVRSDLTADLPAVAADPGLLERILVNLIANALRFSPPGRPPQVTARYQDDRVELRVVDHGPGIPEPDRDKVFVPFQRMGDRDNHNGVGLGLALSRGLAEAMGGTLVPETTNGGGLTMVLALPAAVSPGDGAATEAVERAVRERRHRR